A DNA window from Guyparkeria halophila contains the following coding sequences:
- a CDS encoding type IV pilus twitching motility protein PilT, which produces MAESRDIDSLLMFTVKNGASDLHLSAGEQPRVRIDGDIRKVNVPVMEHKDVHTMVYDIMNDRQRKEYEDNLEVDFSFELRGHARFRVNAFNQNRGASAVFRTIPSKVLTLEQLDTPKVFQDLCDYPNGIVLVTGPTGSGKSTTLAAMVDYINDHRNDHILTVEDPIEFVHDSKKCLVNQREVHRDTHSFNAALRSALREDPDVVLVGELRDLETIRLALTAAETGHLVFGTLHTNSAAKTIDRIIDVFPSAEKDMVRAMLSESLRAVISQTLLKKISGGRVAAHEIMLGTPAIRNLIRENKVAQMYSAIQTGQAQGMQTLDQNLKQLVTRGVVSKELARGRAKNKDDFR; this is translated from the coding sequence ATGGCCGAATCCCGAGATATCGACTCCCTGCTGATGTTCACCGTCAAGAACGGGGCATCGGACCTCCACCTGTCGGCCGGCGAACAGCCCCGCGTGCGCATCGACGGCGACATCCGCAAGGTCAACGTGCCGGTGATGGAGCACAAGGATGTCCACACCATGGTGTACGACATCATGAACGACCGGCAGCGCAAGGAGTACGAGGACAACCTCGAGGTCGACTTCTCCTTCGAACTGCGCGGCCATGCCCGCTTCCGTGTCAACGCCTTCAACCAGAACCGCGGCGCGAGTGCGGTCTTCCGCACCATCCCGAGCAAGGTTCTGACCCTCGAGCAACTCGACACCCCCAAGGTGTTCCAGGATCTGTGCGACTACCCCAACGGCATCGTGCTGGTCACCGGCCCGACCGGCTCGGGCAAGTCGACCACGCTCGCGGCGATGGTCGACTACATCAATGATCACCGCAACGACCATATCCTGACCGTCGAGGATCCGATCGAATTCGTCCACGACTCGAAAAAGTGCCTGGTCAACCAGCGCGAGGTCCATCGCGACACGCACAGCTTCAACGCCGCGTTGCGCTCGGCGCTGCGTGAGGACCCGGACGTGGTCCTGGTCGGCGAATTGCGGGACCTCGAGACCATCCGTCTGGCGCTGACCGCCGCGGAAACGGGCCACCTGGTGTTCGGCACGCTGCACACCAACTCGGCGGCCAAGACCATCGACCGGATCATCGACGTCTTCCCCTCGGCGGAGAAGGACATGGTGCGCGCGATGCTCTCCGAGTCCCTGCGCGCGGTCATCTCACAGACCCTGCTCAAGAAGATCAGCGGTGGCCGGGTCGCGGCGCACGAGATCATGCTGGGCACGCCGGCGATCCGCAACCTGATCCGCGAGAACAAGGTCGCGCAGATGTACTCCGCCATCCAGACCGGTCAGGCACAAGGGATGCAGACGCTCGAC